The Pirellulales bacterium genomic sequence GGCGAACGTGTTGGCGCCACTGAGAGCCAGCGTGCCACCCGCGGCGGTGCTCGATAGCGTGAGCGAGCCGCCAGCACTGGTCAAGGCCGTGGCCCACGTGACGCTTTGCCCGTTGACGTCGACGTTGTACAGTTGGCTTGCCGCGGTGCTGAATCGGCCGGAATAGTCGAATTGATTGGCGGCCGTGTACTGCAAAGTGCCGCCCCCGAGGATAATGTTGCCGGGATTCGCCGCGGCCGATTTGCCGAGGGGACCGGACGTGCCGGCCGTTTCCGCGAAATTGAGCGCGAGGGTGCCCGAGTTGAGCGTGGTGCCGCCGGTGTAGGTGTTCGCGGCGCTAAGAGTCAGCGCGCCGCCCGCGATAGTGCTCGATTCGGTCAACGAGCCGCCGGCGCTAGTGAGAGCGGTGGCGAAGGCCACACTCCGGCCGTTAACGTCGATCTTGTATGCCTGGTTGGCTGCCGTACTGAAACGGCCGGAATAGTCGTTATTGTTCGCGGCCGAGTATTGTAGTGTGCCGCCGTTGAATACGATGTTGCCCGTGTTGGCCGCGGCCGACTTACCGAGGGGACCGGATGTGCCGGCGACTTCGGCGAACCCAGCGTTCAGGATGCCCCCCGAGAGCGTCGTCGCTCCGGTGTAGGTGTTCGCGGCGGCGAGCGTTAGAGTTCCGCCGCCGAGCTTGTTCAGTGTGCCCCCGGCGCTGGAGAGCACCGAGGCGAAGGTCACATTCCTGCCGGTGGTGTCGATGCTGATGGGTTGGTTGGCCGCCGTGCTGAAACGGCCGGAATAGTCGTTATTGTTCGCGGCCGAGTATTGCAGGGTGCCGCCGCCAAAGACGATGGTGTTCACCGCATTGGCCGCTTGCTTACCGAAGGGTCCAGATGTGCCGGCGACTTCGGCGATCCCGGCATTGAGAATACCCGCATTGATCGACGTGACGCCCGTATAGGTGTTCGCGCCGCTGAGGACTACCGTGTTGCTCGCGCCGGATTTAGTTAAGGCGCTGGCGCCGCCTTGCGCCGACGAGACGGTCAGAGTTCCGCTGCTGTTGCCGCCGAACAGATAACCGGCGGCTGCTGGAGTGATTGTTCCCGAGTAGGTGACAGAAGTGCCGTTCGCAGCGCCAAGAACGATCGCTGCGCCGGGCGTAAAGGCCTCGGAGTCGTTGGCGCCGAGAGCCAGGGTGCCGGTTGAACCGGCCGAAATCAACGGCGCCAGCCCGGCCAGCGGATTAGTGAATCCGGCGCCGGCGACCACGGTTCCAGCGGCGTTAACGGTGATTGCCGATGTGCTTTGACTCCCGGCAACGTTGTATTGAAGAAAGCCCGAGCTAACGAGCGTAGCGCCGGTGAAGCTGTTGGTGGCGCTGCCGAGCGCGAGTGTGCCGGTGCCCGACATGGTGAGGCCGAGGGTTGCCCCCCCGTTGGAAATGGCGCCGTTGATCGTGGTGTTTCCTGCGCCATTGACCGTAAGCGTCGAACTTGCCGTGCCGGTATCCAGCGAGATCGGCCCGTTGAACAAGAGCAGTGTCCCCGCCGTCGTGTTGGCGTCGGTAAAGGTATAGTTGCCCTCGAGATTGATCGCGGTGCTGAATGTTTCGGTCTGAGCTGCGCTCAAAGTGCTGGCAATCTGGATCGTACCGCCGGATGTGAGAAAAAACGCGCCGGTCTGGAACGTGTACCCGCCGGCCGCAGTGTCGAACGTAAGCCCGGCAATGTTCAGATGACTCGGCAAGGTCACGGTGAGCGTCGGGCTGGCCACATTGAATGTGGCAATGTCGGTGTTGGCCGTTCCAAAGCCGGCGCCTGGGAACGTGTTAACACCCTGACCCACACCCGACCAGTTGGTATCGCCGCTAGTCGGAATCCAGTTGTTGTCGCCAGGGTTTGCCAGCCAGGAGCCGTTAGCGGCGCGGGCGGCGGGTGCGGCAATGTTGATGGCGGCAACCATCGCCACCGCAGCCCAAGCCAGCGGGAGAATGCGCGACAAGCATTCAAAGGCGCTGAACGACCCAGCGGCATTCGACTTGCCACAACCGTCGTGGAGTGCGGAAAGCGCGGGATCAGAGGCGAGACGCCTGTCGAGGGAAGGTTCGCACATTGCCGAGGGCTCCTGACCGGAAGTGAATCTGGTGGGCGAATAGGTTTGCGTCAACCAACTGCTCTCTCCGCAAAACCACGCACGCATCGGGCCGGCGTCTCTCTGCCAAAGACCGCCGGTGTCGATTCCGCTGATCGCAAAAAAGGAAGGAAAACCACAGAGAAGGGGTCCGAATTACAATAACTAGAGCCAGCGCTCAAAGCAAACGACCGCTTGTCCGCTAGACTGGAGAAGCGAAGCGACGTGAAGCTGGGATACCGGTACGGAAAAAATGCAGGCGCGCACACGCGTCCCGCTCTCTGAGACGCGTGGCCGCAGTGTGCCACAAAGCTCCGTCCCTTGCAACGATTTTGATTGAGCTTTTTTTTGATTTTGGATTATTGAGATTTTTCAAAAAGTCACCTCTCGCCGCAGGGGGGACTTTTGACG encodes the following:
- a CDS encoding autotransporter-associated beta strand repeat-containing protein, giving the protein MSRILPLAWAAVAMVAAINIAAPAARAANGSWLANPGDNNWIPTSGDTNWSGVGQGVNTFPGAGFGTANTDIATFNVASPTLTVTLPSHLNIAGLTFDTAAGGYTFQTGAFFLTSGGTIQIASTLSAAQTETFSTAINLEGNYTFTDANTTAGTLLLFNGPISLDTGTASSTLTVNGAGNTTINGAISNGGATLGLTMSGTGTLALGSATNSFTGATLVSSGFLQYNVAGSQSTSAITVNAAGTVVAGAGFTNPLAGLAPLISAGSTGTLALGANDSEAFTPGAAIVLGAANGTSVTYSGTITPAAAGYLFGGNSSGTLTVSSAQGGASALTKSGASNTVVLSGANTYTGVTSINAGILNAGIAEVAGTSGPFGKQAANAVNTIVFGGGTLQYSAANNNDYSGRFSTAANQPISIDTTGRNVTFASVLSSAGGTLNKLGGGTLTLAAANTYTGATTLSGGILNAGFAEVAGTSGPLGKSAAANTGNIVFNGGTLQYSAANNNDYSGRFSTAANQAYKIDVNGRSVAFATALTSAGGSLTESSTIAGGALTLSAANTYTGGTTLNSGTLALNFAETAGTSGPLGKSAAANPGNIILGGGTLQYTAANQFDYSGRFSTAASQLYNVDVNGQSVTWATALTSAGGSLTLSSTAAGGTLALSGANTFA